The Armatimonadota bacterium genome includes a window with the following:
- the ilvC gene encoding ketol-acid reductoisomerase — MARIYYDADASLAPLRERRVAVIGYGSQGHAHALNLRDSGIDVVVGLYPGSRSWAAAQEAGLAVRETAEAAREADVVVLLIPDEVQGQVYREAIAPHLRAGRALAVAHGFSLHYHQVVPPPDVDVFMVAPKAPGHLMRRQFVAGQSVPALLAIHQDASGGARELALAYARGVGCTKAGVIETTVREEVESDLFGEQAVLCGGVTELIKAGFDTLVEAGYQPEIAYFECLNELKLIVDLLYEGGLAWMRHSVSNTAEYGDLTRGRRIITEATRAEMRRLLREIQDGTFAREWILENQAGRPVLEARRREEAAHPIEEVGRRLRAMMPWLATRPEVAAAGGR; from the coding sequence ATGGCACGCATCTACTACGACGCCGACGCCAGCCTGGCGCCGCTGCGCGAGCGGCGCGTCGCCGTGATCGGCTACGGCAGCCAGGGGCACGCCCACGCGCTCAACCTGCGGGACAGCGGCATCGACGTGGTCGTGGGCCTCTACCCCGGCAGCCGCTCCTGGGCCGCCGCCCAGGAGGCCGGGCTGGCGGTGCGGGAGACGGCCGAGGCGGCGCGCGAGGCCGACGTCGTCGTCCTCCTCATCCCCGACGAGGTGCAGGGCCAGGTCTACCGGGAGGCCATCGCTCCGCACCTGCGCGCGGGACGGGCGCTGGCCGTGGCGCACGGCTTCAGCCTCCACTACCACCAGGTGGTCCCGCCGCCGGACGTGGACGTCTTCATGGTCGCCCCCAAGGCCCCCGGCCACCTGATGCGCCGGCAGTTCGTGGCCGGGCAGAGCGTGCCCGCCCTGCTGGCCATCCACCAGGACGCCTCGGGCGGGGCCAGGGAGCTGGCGCTCGCCTACGCCCGGGGCGTGGGGTGCACGAAGGCGGGCGTGATCGAGACCACCGTGCGCGAGGAGGTGGAGAGCGACCTCTTCGGGGAGCAGGCCGTGCTCTGCGGCGGGGTGACCGAGCTCATCAAGGCCGGCTTCGACACCCTGGTCGAGGCCGGCTACCAGCCGGAGATCGCCTACTTCGAGTGCCTCAACGAGCTGAAGCTCATCGTCGACCTGCTCTACGAGGGGGGGCTCGCCTGGATGCGCCACTCCGTCAGCAACACCGCCGAGTACGGCGACCTGACCCGCGGCCGGCGCATCATCACCGAGGCCACCCGGGCGGAGATGCGCCGCCTGCTGCGCGAGATCCAGGACGGCACCTTCGCCCGCGAGTGGATCCTGGAGAACCAGGCCGGCCGGCCGGTGCTGGAGGCGCGGCGACGGGAGGAGGCGGCCCACCCCATCGAGGAGGTGGGGCGGCGGCTGCGCGCCATGATGCCCTGGCTCGCCACCCGCCCGGAGGTGGCCGCGGCCGGAGGACGCTGA